The sequence AATTCGCCTCTATAAAACCCCATCTAAAATGTTCGTCTAtgcttatatacctacttaataagtGTTTTACAgtcgtatactcgtatgttGTGTCGTACAGTcgtcttataattttatattcaagctACATTTGCTTAGAGAAAAGAGAACTTTGAAATCGTTCTGTATTCCTTTACTCTGTGTTttggagaaaaataataatgatacttgatcaaattattatattataattaaaaagttatgatTCTAAGAGGTGACCGACTATATCAGCCGATATTATCATgtaaacatattgttattagaAAGACGTTCTGAccacatatttttacaaatgtacaaaatataaccaATTTGTTTTCAGCAGTTCcaatattgtgtacctattataataatctttaattaCCAATTAAACACCTACGTATTTCGTGTTTGGTTATCTAAGTGAAATTATAGTAAGGCGAAAAAACCCgtctttaataataactataataattatatgaaataactaataagtaatgactaatgattaacaataattattaatacaggcataaaaataataataaaaatattaccccTCATATAGCTTCAAGCTCCCATCACCATCTTAGAGTGCATTCAAAGACGTTTCTTATCATTCGCTTCTTGTGTCCTAAATATTACCCATACtccatatcaatatatcattgtCCTCGACAAATTAAAACTCACTTATTAGATAATAAGTCAAAAGCAGTTGCAAATCTTCATTTTTACATAGACTCTTAGACGGTTCAATAGATGTTCCACTCTACTTTCCAGCAGTATATCAACTTTAGAGTGCCACAGAGTTCCTTCCGTTTCCATATTCCTTTCTCAATGTCGAATGGTCCCACAAACTATACGGTCACAATAATCCAACTCGTCATATGATACGCACGGCTAATGAATAACCTACCTTTACATAATAACCCCCTTGTCTTATTGTTATCTACTTTGGCTTTGCccgtaatgttttaaataaataaatattaatagtacctaatacTCACAGTTCTCTCAACCGCGACCTTCTTCCGCCaacaattttgatttgattACTAAAATGACCGAGTTTATTGAAAATCATTTCTATAAAATTCGATTCCAAGGTATCGTTAATAGATAAAAGAAGTTTCTAACAAGTAACAGTACTTACACGTTACGTATAGagtgattttgtttttactgcAAACTAGCCAGGGTGACCagattattaaaaagaaaaaccgggacagataaaatatgtttcataaagaaaaaaatattttgaataaaacaaatgtataatttagatggatattttaatttgcaatatgaattatgtaattttaagatatatactcgtaatatttttaaatttattgtaatcgtTTTTGGAatttgattttacaagttaccatacaaattatatacattttgacataaaataatacgaattcATATTAACGCATTAATCCGGGATACATTGAAGTCCCGATAAAGATTTTCGGGATGTCGGTAGAAACTTTTAAAAACCTGGACGTCTGGACTCACTATCGCAAATCATCTAGATATTATCCAGATATTATCCAAATGCATATGgagtattttataatgatattatacaacatacaataattttagaGACGTATCGtagtaatatagttaaattttttcataACTAATATGAATTTCacacataaaaattgtaataatgttttattttaaagaggCTGAAGCAggtcgaaaaaaaaacaaaagtgtGAAGCTTGTGGtgtttgatggattttaatttagaaaacagATATGAATATGTATTCAAGTCTTCTAGGTTTCGATCGagatgatttttgatatttgaaaaaataaataaatggaaataataatattgtattaaatcgtttgaagtttattaaatacaacaataatttaaaattaaatgtgtaaaacattattcattatatattaataatgtattaaaattgtatactataatatattttgtttttgatggAAAGGGCAGTATTACGTTTCCTAGAGGGCGGAAAATTTCTTGTGACGTGCCTGTGTGTACCGCGTCGGCACCTCCCCGACTGgggaattttttttatggttgcAAATTGTTACatggtaaataacaataataacataatacccAACAAGTCTCGAATCGAATCTTTTACCTCGGGGTACCACTGTACaaggtataattttatacaccTCGATAGCTGAGCTCGTCTTTCTCTCGCGCGGAGTACGAAATTCCGGGAATTCCGCACAGCGAATTGTATATGTGACACGATTTATCGGCTtaagcacataataataattattattaatatcgcaGACGGGGAAACGTGGCGAATATTAATAACGTacgagttatataataatattataatagtgagcGTCGACAGGAGGGATTACTTcgcgatagtaataatattattaagaaccGCCGATACCAGGAACGGAGTGGCGTACACCCGTGATGGGTACGTATAAGTACGCGCGCAAATTCTATAGATTCGAATTCGTAAAAACGAGGCGACGCGGCGGCGGATTGGGCGTGACGGCCGTTCTACGAAGCCTACGACGATgactaatattatatcgtacgcAACCGTAACTAATGCGTGGAATTACCGTAGCGACGATTGACGACGAAAACCTCGCAAtttcagatttaaaataaatgcgcAATACGTAGGACGTCTGTTTTTGCCGTCGACGCAGACTCGGcgaaaagtttaatataaataatacgccGCGAAGAGTGGTACACGTGTATTATAACGCGCGACGCTCCGGCGCGTGTACCTGCAACCGTAACTATCAATTAAAAACGCATTTCTTTGCAGACGGCGGCCGTTTGGCGGGCCTCCCGGGTCGATCTTCgggttgtttaatattataataagtttttgttTTGATAACGACTTCCGCGACAACGGTGCAGTCCGCCGGGTGCATTATGTTCGATATAATatgcaaacataataatatttcgttgtCGTAcatacgccgccgccgccgccgcctagGTACATGCCATTACGCACGACCTACAACAACAACATCAACAACAcctctatattattatcacggaacacataataataataataataataatgctaacaAAACGCGTTAGcggaataacaataataactgtaGCCGGTCCGCGTGTACTTAATAGGCGGACTAGCTGTACAACGCAACGAATATATCAATACGGTTAATGAACGCAAATGGATTTTATACATCGGCGAGGCGTGTcctaatgatgataatattatcatgttgttTCGACGAAAGTACATTTTATTGGATCTTCTGAAGTcgactaattattaatattatgacgtgCACGTACGAACTTTACCATTGGTGTGCGCGATGGCCACGGACCCTTCGGTCGTGTTCTGTTGATAAATCCACACGGTTTTAATGCGCTACGACGAACGTTATAGCCATTGCAACGTATTAGGACATTAGGTACTGATCGAAAAGCAAAAAACATAAGCGCCGTGTCCGTCCGATTCTCATGTACATATCCAATTGAAAACGGTAGATTTCTTATCGTGTGATAGATTCTCACcgcagaataaataatatttatatattttattatttttactcacCACGGAGTGCCGGAGTTGCGTTGTGATGTACAATTTgtgattataatcaattttacgGCGGTAATAACTTTTTGATCgctaatttattagtttatcaggtttttttttcgtttctgtttaattgataataataaccaattacTTATTTCGGCATAGTAATATGATatgcttataattaataagcattctttttatatttattgatgtatatatatcCACTGTCTacacaaaaattgtaattattttaccgTAAATTTGACCCTATGAGCAGTTACAGATATTtaccattaatttaatataactttacGATATTTccgaagtaaaaaataatattatttattaataactcatggaatataaacgtttatattaaATCTGTAAATCCTAATATtaggaaataataaaacttaaacaaATTCTGAAATTTATTATCGTTACCCGTAATCGTATTCGTAAGTATAAAGTTATGAAAGATCGCTGCGCAAGTGCGTATAATCGGACTAGATTTCTACAGCGAAATCGTCACATCCCGTCGTCGCTCCACACCGTTTCCCTCGCGATCTCGCCAGCGcacacgtgtatataatatgcattataaatgataataatatcgtatgttGTCTTTTTCGCTTATTAATTTGCCACGCGTGTCTATTAGAGAGACTCTCTAAACACACCCTTTACCACGCCGTTGAGCCGCGAGTCCTCGACACTGCGTAACGAGACACCGACCGGGATCGCTGTTACTACAGAAGACTGTGCATATCATATTGAACAtgacgttttataataatatcattaaaatatataagtatcaatGACACGCCTTGTTTTTTGGACGAATTTCGGAAACGGATCGCGTggctcatttaaatattaatttattagccgCGTTGCTGCGTATTTCCACTACGTGTGCCCTCATAATCTGCAAACACGCGCATGTCCagatggattattattattatctcgataacgtctaaaataatacaaacactgTGCTCAGCCTTAATGCGTGTGTATATAGTTGATATGCTTCCGTTGACGCGGCGTCAGATTTCACGTTATTGTCTACATCGTGATTGTGGGTGGTACAATagcagtaaaaatttaaaatcgacGAACAAAATATACCGATACTTACACAATGGTATTATTATCTCTTTTAAATTGCGGCGTTTTATAAACTACTATACAACCATtatctattatatctataaGTAATTTGTGTTTGAAACGTACTATGacatatctaaaattaattggATCAAATTTCTGCCCATAAAGAAAATGTATGAAATTGTCCGATTATGGTCCTCAGCAACAATTTATTAAGAAGTACAAACAAACACATTTATTCCATaagatgaattttaatttagtatttttttttcatgtattatacaatgattgaaagaacataataatatatccaaacAGTTTCAAGGTTGTAGCGTAGTGTACTATATAGGCTGATTGTTATTACTGAAGCAGAAATAATGTATTAGGTTCAAGaactatttaaaacaaatgtttcgGAAAATGAAAGCTTATTATTTGGTAATAATAGATTCTATAATAATCAATCTTAATTCTTAACTATTGATTGTTATGGAAAAGTTTACTGATGAAAAATGcaattgattattttgttacaatttatttttaaaagttctcATTTTATAAACTCTCATAAGTGTGTTAGGTattattcaaacataatttaatatttttcccatcaatataattaaatgtattaaattataaacttataacattGTGCATTTGTGCTGAAATAATAACTGATCCAAATTTCAAATGCACAAAATtggtaatatttctaaataaaatcttattattaactataaaaagtgggcaagtgggtatcgctctgctgtatagtagtgatggagagtaggtcactataatggatgtgttaaacttgaatgcaacgactgatatcattgtatacgaaaaacgattctgaacggagatgatttttCAGTAAATGGTAATTAGCACTTAGcaggatatatcatattattacctatatttaaattgtaatatatcgttattttacgcgatttcgtaaaaaatttaatttcttaagctcataaaattttttctttatcgacgctagaatttttattttacaattacttaaagtaaaacttatggataaccttatattggatttttgaaccttaattataaatcacaaaaattttatgaattttcaacttcaaaattccttgcaaatttacgcgattttgatatatttcgtaaatatttgaactttaaatgcttataaacaaaaattgtgactaacgatttttgattttttttttactacgataagtacaacttataataaaccttgtattagattttaaagattttttggatagccaaattttttttatcggcattttaagaaaaaaaaacttaaaaaagtcaaaaatttcaattgtctataagtagcttaaaaaaattctaaatattttaaaaatttaatcgtaaatagataacgctaatataaacatttgataaaaatttcaagtatttacaacgattcgtttttgagttacagcaaaatcaaaaaatcgatttagtcaaaaagtggttatgcgtaaaaattcccgttttccgtaattttttcagggtttttcccaacgattttgaaaactattggaaattttttacttctgacctcccaaagtaccaactagatgagttttccttttcaaagagagctgaagtcaaaaatcgaagcattattactactccaaaaagtgatgatagacacaaaaaaaaaaaaaacacatcattgtaaaatcaatatattcatcactccgttcagaatctaaaatgtatttaaagattaattacataaaataaataactgattaAGACTTAACCTACGTTCACTCtgaattttatatgtataacgtAGAATTTtccaatatcaaaattaataagttttattctacctgaatgatattttattcataaacactTACCTATTTTGTACAAAGTTTGCAAAATTGCAGATTTTTgatgtaataaaacaaatatatcaatttaataaactctttggatatataaatgtatttaaatttaatgtagtaATACCAAATATaagaaatgtacctatataaaaaaaattttgaagtaTACTCCTATATTACAtcatatagttttgttttatattattaagattaaatataaattggtacacatattaaaatataatttttttatcaatttacctACCTTAACAATtttcaacaattatataataattgtttaatataagtataattaaaaatatgaatatattcttTAAACTCGGATGaagcataatttattaattaaaaattaaaaattaaaaatatgtatttattgcaaataagattttttgtgaaataaaagttttttgagATATTTCATTAGTATAGCTAGAATATAATTCAATCTATAAAATATCTTCAAAGAACAAATATTACTGTCTACATTAATAGATAGAAACAGTTAGGTActgagaaaattaaaaattaatttaaaaaaattcaaaatttttattaatatattattatatatataatatattattattaatattaatttataatgattcgtTTAAGTTTAAACGTTTAGtctcaaaatacattttaaataaatactaaattatatgtattatttaaattataaagttacgACACGTGAAACGTCGAAGTCGTGTTACATGACACACCTGGAACAAAATGGTCGCTCACCAAAACAACATAGGCCGCAAACTTGCCGGACGTACGGCGGAGCGAAGACTACACAGTGTACGCCAATGACAAAGCACGGCGGGCGGCTCGCTGAACGTAAGATATCTGCACGGACATCGTCGAAGATCGGTGATTAACGATTatcatcgataataatatagaccAAATAGACCGCGTGAGTCGCGAACAGTAtcacattatatgtataaaattattaaaaataattttatttctattaaaaacatttgattAATCTCATGGTGATATGTATAACATTAGTGGCTTGAATAAAACAGTGATAAACATAATAGTggcttaaaaaattgtattgataactaatctaattttaaatacattaaattgtaaatacatcattatttaaaacgtattgTACTCTGAATAGTGAATACGATCTCGTACTagctttttgtattatttagtaaatcgTGTGAGATATGGCATCTACTCAAAACAATCATCTGACGATGCGTCGACGGAACGAGACAGGAACGAGAGGGAATGCCTACACTAACATCGAATTGACAATACACCAACGGACGCTCACGGGTGGAAAACCGTACGAATGTGACGTGTGCCGTAAGTCGTTCTCCCAAAGTCATAGTTTGACCAGTCACAAGCGAACGCACACTGGAGAAAAGCCGTACAAATGTGATGTGTGCCATAAGTCGTTCTCCCAAAGTCATAGTTTGACCAGTCACAAGCGAACGCACACTGGAGAAAAGCCGTACCCTTGTGACGTATGCGACAAGTCGTTCTCTGTGAAATGCAATCTTATCAAGCACCAGCGGATGCACACTGGAGAAAAACCGTACCGTTGTATGGTATGCGACAAGTCGTTCTCTTATAGAAGCACTTTGACTAGTCACCAACGGACGCATACAGGTGAAAAGCCGTACCGTTGTATGGTATGCGACAAGTCGTTCTCTTATAGAAGCACTTTGACTAGTCACCAACGGACGCATACGGGTAAAAATCCGTACCACAGCGACGTGTGATATCGGTGGCAAGTCGTTTGGCAGTCGGACGAGTCACAATAAAAGAGTGAACCAGAAGTCGATGTTTTTTGTACTTACGTGGAGGTTTCGGTAAATTTCACGACGCAGTCTGCTAGgtggtttgaaaaaaataatcctttcattattatttcaattattaatgatgctgtttttaattatgtttgtgtCAGTTAATAACACTTTATTAATATGTTCGTTATTAACTGCACACCTGTGTTAATTACATTGTTTTgtgtatatcaaaaataaatagttatatgttAATGAGCGTTTGTAGCAGAAAACCATTTGTCATTATTatcctttatttttaataaataagctGAACTACAATgggtaaatcataaaaatagtataaaagataaaaattcaatataaaataataattacgaagtTAAAACAAGAGAGGTGTATGACGCTGTGTAAATGGTAACGATGATACGACCCTAAATCGTCACATTAGGTACTTCCTCTTGAAAAAAAACGACTGTTTTTTAGACAGTCTTGGCGTGAGCTGCGCTGATGCTGTGTTTAAACTCAAGTCTTCGACGAGCGATGACGGTCGGTTTTTCGTCATTGGAATGTAGCTCAGCGTTGAACGAAGCTTGGTAGACGTGGCTTGAtgaatttttagattataatattccatattttattgaaaatatcatttttattaatattaattatatcttaggtaaattaatttaaattaatatcaggaACATTAATAGGTATTACCTAAGTTATAAactctaaattaatttataatatcattatctcCCGTATATGATTTTtctgaattaaattttattttttaaatatatatatattttttttttaatatttagaattaatttttactgagcacgtgtgttattttaatataaacaatattgtaatcttgaaatcaaaaatatttactgtttttacGTATTGAGAGTTGAGACAAATTAGTCTATAAACCATTTAAAGATTTGTATATGtgcctttatttattttatattaaagcgAAATTCGTTACTGAACTAGTAACTGATTTAAGAATAAAagtgtttattagtttattacgatattatattatataatatgatgattaatatgtaatatttgcattacttttgtaaaaatatataaactaatctGAAGCTTCAATaccataaaaaaatcttaatacaATGCATCGCTTTTTATTAATCGTATTCAAGAATCAAGAAACTGAGGATAAATTCGTCAATCGGTCAAtccatacaattattaaattcatgtcATTGTTTTTGTGTTATTAGTATAAACGAGATAAATATCGTATTTCGTATGCGATTTTGAAGAAATATTGAAGGACTATCCAACTCTAAAAaatcgataattattttattatcataacaaaTAGAATAGAATCCTAACTAAGAGAATGATACGACTAAAATTCGTTTGTGATTATTCGTTCGCTAGTTACGGTGAATTTTGATATTGCGAATATTGACGTTACGGTCTTACGGATTCGTTCACCGCGGCGGTGGCCATATATAATTGGCTACACACTGTACTGTCTGCACTACATTATGAAGTATTGAGGTAACaattgttttgtaatattacataatactttgcacgttaaataaatattttaatgtacatttttacgtTGTCTTAAACATGACGTATGCTAGTATAGGTACACTTAATTCAAaaagataaatgaaaatttattttactataattcattattgtttagtatattttactgtattcataatatattggtttttacaGACTAAATGGCAagtgatatttttgaaaatgaataaatatttcataaaataaagaaaataatatttaaataaagggCTTTTTAAGCTGTTTTTTGACATTCCTTAAATaaagtacaatacatttttcgaataattgtaataaaataatgtataaaagtcTCTGGTTTTCTtccttaagtttaaaatattagtttatttttcataatttaaccaTGTTAAAAACAAcccactttttaataatttatgacgcATTTTCATGAATAAGtctttacattttacaatatgtttaatgttataaacagtaaacaccCATGTAAGAATTACGCGTGTGAAACGCAGGTCGTTCAAGGACGCTACAtcgtaatacaaaatattcattcaatattattataataatatcatatcactGAGTTATGTGTACATATGGttattaatatacctaggtacatattagataataatataatccattAGGCATATAGGTGTATTAACTTTCGTTAATATACTcgcaacaattattattatgatcgcaTAAAATTAGATGTCCAGTAATACCGgtcatagattataataataagacttTAAACACATACAAATAGTTTAGGTACATTCAAACGATAACATtg is a genomic window of Rhopalosiphum padi isolate XX-2018 chromosome 4, ASM2088224v1, whole genome shotgun sequence containing:
- the LOC132930018 gene encoding zinc finger protein ZFP2-like, producing the protein MASTQNNHLTMRRRNETGTRGNAYTNIELTIHQRTLTGGKPYECDVCRKSFSQSHSLTSHKRTHTGEKPYKCDVCHKSFSQSHSLTSHKRTHTGEKPYPCDVCDKSFSVKCNLIKHQRMHTGEKPYRCMVCDKSFSYRSTLTSHQRTHTGEKPYRCMVCDKSFSYRSTLTSHQRTHTGKNPYHSDV